A genomic region of Polypterus senegalus isolate Bchr_013 chromosome 17, ASM1683550v1, whole genome shotgun sequence contains the following coding sequences:
- the sumo2a gene encoding small ubiquitin like modifier 2a isoform X1, producing the protein MADEKPKEGVKTENNDHINLKVAGQDGSVVQFKIKRHTPLSKLMKAYCERQGLSMRQIRFRFDGQPINETDTPAQLEMEDEDTIDVFQQQTGGLY; encoded by the exons ATGGCGGATGAAAAACCCAAG gaAGGTGTCAAGACAGAAAACAACGATCACATAAACTTGAAAGTTGCTGGACAAGATGGGTCTGTGGTTCAATTCAAGATCAAAAGGCATACACCACTGAGTAAGCTTATGAAAGCTTATTGTGAGCGACAG GGTTTGTCAATGAGACAGATACGATTTCGGTTCGATGGACAGCCAATTAATGAAACGGACACACCTGCACAG TTGGAAATGGAAGATGAAGACACAATTGACGTGTTTCAACAACAGACTGGAGGACTCTACTGA
- the sumo2a gene encoding small ubiquitin like modifier 2a isoform X2 — protein sequence MAFIMEGVKTENNDHINLKVAGQDGSVVQFKIKRHTPLSKLMKAYCERQGLSMRQIRFRFDGQPINETDTPAQLEMEDEDTIDVFQQQTGGLY from the exons ATGGCTTTCATAATG gaAGGTGTCAAGACAGAAAACAACGATCACATAAACTTGAAAGTTGCTGGACAAGATGGGTCTGTGGTTCAATTCAAGATCAAAAGGCATACACCACTGAGTAAGCTTATGAAAGCTTATTGTGAGCGACAG GGTTTGTCAATGAGACAGATACGATTTCGGTTCGATGGACAGCCAATTAATGAAACGGACACACCTGCACAG TTGGAAATGGAAGATGAAGACACAATTGACGTGTTTCAACAACAGACTGGAGGACTCTACTGA